One part of the Nostoc sp. PCC 7120 = FACHB-418 genome encodes these proteins:
- a CDS encoding TonB-dependent receptor plug domain-containing protein: protein MKLDRLCQSLLLTSAIAILIPSPAQGEEVETEIRQAKQNISQLSEIELPPTNARMLVQTPTNPSTLQGDIIPIMGVKANPTEKGVEVILETAAGDKLQITNRSEDNNFVADVSGGQLRLPNGDAFTFKSEKPIEGITEITVTNIDVNTVRVTVVGEKALPAVELFDDDMGLIFAVASTATSAQTPETPTEEQPATEKPEEQRAAQQDDPIELVVTGERDSYRVPNASTATRTDTPLRDIPQSIQVVPQEVLRDRNAQTVFEAVETVSGVLDGSNNYGAPGGTNIIRGFISFDSGSLRNGFRDYDYYSVSSIGTIEQVEVLKGPASVLFSAQEPGGVINTVTKKPLSTPYYNVAFQAGNYGFYQPSIDLSGPLTTDGNALYRLITSHRGTGSYIDFVNSNTTTIAPSITLKFGERTDLNLSYEYVRYFADNPIFEVPLLTDGSLPPRNFYSAYPDLVLSDITTNRIALNLNHEFSENWKLRNNLAIVLNQRTLALALVLWWSIKITVL from the coding sequence ATGAAGCTAGATAGGTTGTGCCAAAGCCTGTTGTTAACCAGTGCGATCGCTATTTTAATCCCAAGTCCCGCCCAAGGTGAGGAAGTTGAAACAGAAATTCGACAAGCCAAGCAAAATATTTCCCAACTGAGCGAAATTGAACTTCCTCCAACTAACGCTCGAATGTTGGTACAGACACCAACCAATCCCTCTACTCTCCAAGGCGATATTATACCTATAATGGGTGTGAAAGCTAATCCCACAGAGAAAGGTGTAGAAGTAATTTTAGAGACAGCCGCAGGGGATAAACTGCAAATCACAAATCGCAGTGAAGATAATAATTTTGTTGCAGATGTTTCTGGTGGGCAGTTGCGTTTACCCAATGGGGATGCTTTCACATTTAAGTCGGAAAAACCCATCGAGGGAATTACGGAAATTACAGTTACAAACATTGATGTGAATACCGTGCGGGTAACGGTAGTTGGGGAGAAAGCGTTACCTGCGGTTGAGTTATTTGATGATGATATGGGGTTGATTTTTGCAGTAGCATCTACAGCCACATCTGCACAAACGCCGGAAACACCAACCGAAGAACAGCCAGCAACAGAGAAACCTGAAGAACAACGCGCAGCCCAGCAGGATGACCCGATTGAGTTGGTGGTGACGGGGGAACGGGATAGTTATCGTGTACCGAATGCCAGTACGGCGACGCGGACAGATACACCATTGCGGGATATTCCCCAATCGATTCAAGTTGTGCCGCAGGAAGTATTGCGCGATCGCAATGCCCAAACTGTGTTTGAGGCAGTAGAAACCGTTAGTGGTGTTCTTGACGGTTCTAACAACTATGGCGCACCCGGTGGAACCAACATTATTAGAGGATTTATCTCATTTGACTCAGGAAGTTTACGCAACGGCTTTCGAGATTATGATTACTACTCCGTGTCATCTATCGGGACAATTGAACAAGTAGAAGTGCTAAAAGGGCCAGCCTCAGTTCTATTCAGCGCGCAGGAACCAGGTGGTGTTATAAATACTGTTACTAAGAAACCCCTCAGTACACCCTATTATAATGTCGCATTTCAAGCAGGTAATTATGGATTTTATCAACCAAGTATTGACTTATCAGGCCCATTAACAACAGATGGAAATGCGTTGTACAGACTTATCACCAGCCATCGAGGTACTGGAAGTTATATAGATTTTGTTAATTCCAATACAACCACAATTGCACCCTCCATTACCTTAAAATTCGGAGAACGGACAGACCTAAATTTATCTTATGAGTACGTTAGATATTTTGCAGATAATCCAATATTTGAAGTTCCGCTACTTACCGATGGTAGCTTACCACCTCGAAATTTTTATTCTGCCTATCCTGATTTAGTCTTATCTGATATCACAACCAACAGAATTGCTCTAAATCTGAACCACGAATTCAGTGAAAACTGGAAACTTCGCAATAATCTGGCAATAGTTCTGAATCAAAGAACTTTGGCTCTTGCGTTGGTTTTATGGTGGAGCATTAAAATCACAGTTTTATAG
- a CDS encoding type II toxin-antitoxin system VapC family toxin, translating to MTDKLSELAKSLINDNEIYISAIVRLELQYLYEIKRITHQPDTIIAELSEQIELQICNKSFNQIISMSLAINWTRDPFDRIITANAQIGNNILLSKDGNILNNYTCAKW from the coding sequence TTGACAGATAAATTAAGTGAATTGGCTAAAAGTTTAATTAATGATAATGAAATTTATATATCAGCAATTGTTCGATTAGAGTTACAATATTTATACGAAATAAAACGCATTACACATCAACCAGATACGATTATTGCTGAACTATCTGAGCAGATTGAATTGCAGATATGCAATAAAAGCTTTAACCAAATTATTAGTATGTCTTTGGCAATTAATTGGACTCGCGATCCTTTTGACCGAATTATTACGGCAAATGCTCAAATAGGTAATAATATCCTACTGAGTAAAGATGGAAATATCCTAAATAACTATACTTGTGCCAAATGGTAG
- a CDS encoding type II toxin-antitoxin system Phd/YefM family antitoxin, translating into MKKVTLTELSNNIEHLLDEVVETGIPIEINKNGKLFKIVPVEKTDKLKNLIFKPDVIQGNPDDLVNISWEQEINIDLP; encoded by the coding sequence ATGAAAAAGGTGACATTAACAGAATTGAGTAATAATATTGAGCATCTATTAGATGAGGTAGTAGAAACAGGTATTCCCATAGAAATTAATAAAAATGGTAAGCTATTTAAAATAGTTCCTGTGGAAAAAACCGATAAACTTAAAAACTTGATTTTTAAGCCAGATGTGATTCAAGGAAATCCCGATGATTTAGTTAATATAAGTTGGGAGCAGGAGATTAATATTGATTTACCTTGA
- a CDS encoding DUF2887 domain-containing protein, whose product MRRDSIFYKLFQQSPSLLFELLTNPPTNADEYIFDSVAVKEPKFEIDGVFLPPQNQSPGVVYFCEVQFQKDERLYERVFAESWLYFYRNRDRFSNLQIVIIYPSRSLEQSDITPYISQLNSPQVHRIYLDELGEIRQLPVWVALMVLTTIDEEQATEEARYLLERSQQEVPQPENRAIIDLLTTIMVYKFEGKSQREVEEMLGITLKETRVYREIKEEGREVEARSLIFRLLNRRVGELPQQVRQQVESLSLEQLENLGEALLDFTSMADLDAWLSELDGN is encoded by the coding sequence ATGCGTCGAGATTCTATATTTTATAAATTATTTCAACAATCCCCTAGTTTGTTATTTGAGCTATTGACAAACCCGCCAACTAATGCGGATGAATATATTTTTGATTCGGTAGCTGTTAAAGAACCAAAATTTGAAATTGACGGTGTATTTCTGCCTCCACAAAATCAAAGTCCGGGTGTGGTGTATTTCTGTGAGGTGCAGTTTCAAAAGGACGAAAGACTATATGAAAGAGTATTTGCAGAATCTTGGTTATATTTCTATCGTAACCGGGATAGATTTAGTAATTTGCAAATTGTGATCATTTACCCATCCCGCAGCTTAGAACAAAGTGATATCACTCCTTACATCAGTCAACTTAATAGCCCACAGGTGCATCGAATATATTTAGATGAATTGGGAGAGATTCGCCAATTACCTGTGTGGGTTGCGTTGATGGTGTTAACTACAATTGATGAGGAACAAGCAACTGAAGAAGCTAGGTATTTACTAGAGAGGAGTCAGCAGGAAGTACCTCAACCAGAGAATCGTGCCATCATAGATTTATTGACGACAATCATGGTTTATAAGTTTGAAGGGAAAAGCCAAAGGGAGGTAGAGGAAATGTTGGGAATTACACTCAAAGAAACACGGGTTTACCGGGAAATTAAGGAAGAAGGACGTGAGGTAGAAGCGCGATCGCTCATTTTCCGTTTACTAAATCGACGTGTAGGGGAATTACCGCAGCAAGTGCGTCAACAAGTTGAATCCCTTTCGTTGGAACAATTGGAAAATCTCGGTGAAGCGTTGCTTGATTTTACCAGCATGGCTGATTTAGATGCTTGGTTGTCGGAATTGGATGGTAATTAA
- a CDS encoding helix-turn-helix transcriptional regulator — MTFSEPVYWDVDQKAYRGFEMMYQQSGSETVSRLPEYMGTGGDRVTQLRNGLVVCIREAQLWQPLRLKQQHQSSFPLTAKFYLSSGSRVITPGAVHIPDDYEETTGCNYIYHLPNILEYEEWRAKEKIQMVMICADINYFQSFTSDNEFLPEPLRRLIELDSSAQFHQSLGKNTPAIQQILQQILHCPYQGITRQMYLEGKALEILTLQFTNWKETSHHSVSLKLRKDDIERLYAAQEILIRTMNNPPSLLGLARQVGINERKLKQGFRQVFGTTVFGYLQDYRLQQAQKLLKKREMSIASVATAIGYTNPEAFSVAFRRKFAVSPKAYQLGKNR, encoded by the coding sequence ATGACATTTTCAGAGCCAGTTTACTGGGACGTGGATCAGAAAGCTTATCGTGGCTTTGAAATGATGTATCAACAATCTGGGTCTGAAACAGTATCTAGATTACCAGAGTATATGGGAACAGGAGGCGATCGCGTTACTCAGCTACGCAACGGATTGGTTGTTTGCATTAGGGAAGCTCAACTGTGGCAACCTTTAAGATTAAAACAACAACATCAGTCTTCATTTCCGCTTACGGCAAAGTTTTATCTATCTAGTGGTTCTAGGGTAATTACCCCTGGTGCTGTGCATATCCCAGATGACTATGAAGAAACTACTGGTTGTAACTACATTTACCACCTGCCCAACATCTTAGAATACGAGGAATGGCGGGCAAAAGAAAAAATTCAAATGGTGATGATCTGTGCAGACATCAATTATTTTCAATCCTTCACCTCTGATAATGAATTTCTGCCAGAACCCCTGCGGCGATTGATTGAATTAGATTCATCCGCGCAGTTTCATCAATCTTTAGGCAAAAACACTCCAGCCATCCAACAGATTCTTCAGCAAATCCTCCATTGCCCCTATCAGGGAATCACTCGACAAATGTATCTTGAAGGCAAAGCTCTGGAAATACTGACCTTACAATTTACCAATTGGAAAGAAACTTCTCATCACTCCGTTTCGCTAAAGTTACGCAAAGATGATATCGAGCGGCTATATGCAGCGCAAGAGATTTTGATTCGGACGATGAACAATCCCCCATCCCTGCTGGGGTTAGCCCGACAGGTAGGAATCAACGAGCGTAAACTAAAACAGGGATTTCGCCAAGTCTTTGGTACAACAGTTTTCGGCTACCTACAGGACTATCGGTTGCAGCAAGCCCAAAAATTGCTCAAAAAACGGGAGATGTCAATTGCTAGCGTTGCCACAGCTATAGGTTATACCAATCCAGAAGCCTTCAGTGTGGCATTTCGGCGTAAATTTGCAGTCAGTCCCAAAGCCTATCAATTGGGTAAAAATCGATAA
- a CDS encoding TonB-dependent receptor: MSMKIAIFLAGALALVAIQPVWAESINQMEVEEQKSLTASVKKRLRTVKEKEWLAQANTAVIQVTGVKANPTDKGVEILLETSQGEKLQITNRSAGNSYITDISNAQLRLPSGESFTFRSDKPIAGITEITVTNQDANTIRVSIVGETILPTAELFDSDEGLIFGLTSVTASLPPQQPETQSEQPSPAAEEPIELVVTGEKDGYQVPNTATVTRTNTPIIDIPQSIQVVPRQVLEDQQITRVDDALRNVPGVLGSTNAFIGNQITIRGFSTSNLPILRDGFRIYENFSFQETSNLERIEVLKGPASVQYGQLDPGGVINLVTKKPLSEPFYEIQAQFGSYGLIRPSFDVSGPLTDDGKLLYRLNATYQREEGFRDFNTETERFFIAPSLTWKISDRTNVDFSLEYLDSTRPFDTSLVAFGRSVADVPYSRVFNDPDDFIDTKSFSIAYNLEHRFSDNWTLRNSFRYLQQDLFTQATLAGSLNETTGILTRTYAQREYKSDDYSLQTNVVGKFTTGSIKHTLLAGVDFNRGLLDDLVFRGTRTTLNIFNPVYGVPPRTDFSTLPPATPFKNETTRLGFYLQDQIALNNQFTVLAGLRYDTVDFKDTFTDESKYDSAWSPVIGLVYKPVENLSIYTSYSRSFVPSFSRDANGDFLQPERGAGYEVGIKAELLQGNLFATLAYFDITKQNVSTADPDVLGASVATGEQRSRGIELSAVGTIAPGWNIIAGYAYTDAEISKDNTIAVGNRLPGTPKHSANLWTTYEIQKGSLQGLGFGLGVNYVGKRFGNFQNDFEVDSYFLTNAALFYRQNNWRVGLNFNNIFDINYISSAATLTRTRSIEPGQPFTVVGSISLEF, translated from the coding sequence ATGAGTATGAAAATCGCTATTTTCCTGGCTGGGGCGTTAGCTCTGGTCGCTATTCAACCTGTCTGGGCAGAAAGTATCAACCAGATGGAAGTGGAGGAACAAAAATCACTTACCGCCTCTGTTAAGAAAAGGCTGAGGACTGTTAAAGAGAAAGAATGGCTGGCGCAGGCAAATACAGCAGTTATCCAGGTAACTGGCGTGAAAGCCAATCCTACTGACAAAGGTGTAGAGATACTTCTAGAAACTTCCCAAGGAGAAAAACTACAAATTACAAATCGTAGTGCAGGTAATAGCTATATCACTGATATTTCTAATGCACAACTACGTTTACCGAGTGGAGAATCCTTCACATTCCGCTCCGATAAACCAATTGCAGGTATTACTGAGATTACCGTCACAAATCAAGATGCTAATACTATCCGAGTCAGCATAGTTGGGGAAACCATCTTACCAACTGCCGAGTTGTTTGATAGTGATGAGGGATTAATTTTTGGTCTGACATCTGTGACAGCTTCATTACCACCCCAACAGCCAGAAACTCAGTCAGAACAGCCATCACCAGCAGCAGAAGAGCCAATTGAATTGGTGGTGACAGGGGAAAAAGATGGCTATCAAGTTCCTAATACTGCAACCGTTACACGAACGAATACGCCCATTATCGATATACCCCAGTCTATTCAAGTTGTTCCCCGTCAGGTACTCGAAGACCAACAAATTACCCGCGTTGATGATGCACTCCGCAATGTTCCTGGTGTACTTGGTAGTACCAACGCTTTTATCGGTAATCAAATCACAATTCGTGGTTTTAGCACTTCTAACCTGCCGATTTTAAGAGATGGCTTTAGGATATACGAAAACTTCTCGTTTCAAGAAACATCAAATTTAGAGCGTATTGAAGTTTTAAAAGGCCCAGCTTCGGTGCAGTATGGTCAACTAGACCCAGGTGGGGTAATTAACCTAGTTACTAAAAAACCACTATCAGAACCGTTTTACGAAATTCAGGCTCAATTTGGTAGTTATGGACTGATAAGACCCAGTTTTGATGTTTCCGGGCCGTTGACTGACGATGGTAAATTGCTTTATCGACTGAACGCAACTTATCAACGGGAGGAAGGGTTTCGGGACTTTAATACAGAAACAGAAAGGTTTTTTATTGCCCCTAGCTTGACATGGAAGATTAGCGATCGCACTAACGTAGACTTTTCCCTAGAATATCTCGATAGTACACGACCATTTGATACAAGTTTAGTAGCTTTTGGTAGGAGTGTGGCTGATGTTCCTTATAGTCGCGTTTTTAATGACCCTGATGACTTTATTGATACAAAATCTTTCAGTATCGCCTACAACTTAGAACATCGCTTCAGCGATAACTGGACTCTACGCAATAGTTTCCGATATCTGCAACAAGATTTATTTACCCAAGCCACCCTGGCTGGTTCCCTCAATGAAACTACAGGGATTCTCACTCGCACCTATGCCCAACGCGAGTATAAATCAGATGATTACTCACTGCAAACAAATGTTGTCGGTAAGTTTACTACAGGTTCTATCAAACATACACTGCTAGCTGGCGTTGATTTTAATCGGGGTCTTCTCGATGATTTAGTCTTCAGAGGTACACGAACGACATTAAATATATTCAATCCAGTTTATGGAGTCCCTCCTAGAACAGATTTTTCCACATTACCGCCAGCTACTCCATTTAAGAACGAAACAACTAGGCTAGGATTTTATCTGCAAGACCAAATTGCATTGAATAACCAATTTACTGTATTGGCTGGTTTACGCTACGATACTGTTGATTTTAAAGATACTTTCACAGATGAAAGTAAATACGATAGTGCCTGGAGTCCAGTAATTGGTTTGGTTTATAAACCAGTGGAAAATCTTTCTATTTACACCAGCTATTCCCGGTCATTTGTACCAAGTTTTTCCAGAGATGCTAACGGCGATTTTCTGCAACCGGAACGTGGCGCAGGATACGAAGTAGGTATCAAAGCAGAATTACTTCAAGGCAATCTTTTTGCGACATTAGCTTACTTCGATATTACCAAACAGAATGTATCCACAGCTGATCCTGACGTTTTGGGAGCATCCGTAGCCACTGGTGAACAGCGCAGTCGTGGTATTGAACTCAGCGCAGTTGGCACAATTGCACCAGGATGGAATATTATTGCTGGCTACGCTTACACTGATGCTGAAATTAGCAAAGATAACACTATAGCTGTGGGCAATCGCTTACCAGGAACTCCCAAACACAGTGCGAATCTTTGGACAACCTACGAAATTCAAAAGGGTAGTTTACAAGGCTTAGGTTTTGGACTTGGCGTTAATTATGTTGGTAAACGGTTCGGCAACTTTCAAAATGATTTTGAGGTGGATAGTTATTTTCTCACCAATGCTGCTCTATTTTATCGCCAAAATAACTGGCGAGTTGGACTGAATTTCAACAACATTTTTGACATTAATTATATTAGTAGTGCTGCCACATTGACCAGAACTCGCTCTATTGAACCAGGGCAACCATTTACTGTAGTTGGCTCAATTTCGTTGGAATTTTAG
- a CDS encoding ABC transporter substrate-binding protein yields the protein MMLKSLRVNRILKLLLLAIFSSFMIIACGDRLTQYTVSQKISPSTECQVIQHQVGETQVCGQPQKIVALGPNVLEILLALDVQPVGFADHVPLHQGNYDNPSQQIPYLGERVTGELINLGLAYTPSIEALLKIKPDLIIGNELNRSQYEMLSKIAPTLLFPRFDAQPNLLAISKILGRSEKAKKILADSDQRLAIAQKALSDIVANHPQVLMLVSLGQSISEQLRFPRRDSFCDSLVTNLGFKLMSPSSLVPADKSVPPPLSIETLPQFNSADSIILLGANFSQVQLSDDKYFEPQMQKLKQQWSENAIAQSLTASKEGRVYFIPAYLCLGLPGPIGTELYLQELQKQLLSPQGK from the coding sequence ATGATGCTTAAAAGCTTGAGGGTTAACCGCATATTAAAGCTTTTGTTGCTGGCTATTTTCAGCAGTTTCATGATTATAGCCTGTGGCGATCGCCTGACTCAATATACTGTCAGCCAAAAAATCTCCCCCTCCACTGAATGCCAAGTTATTCAACATCAAGTGGGGGAAACTCAGGTATGTGGTCAACCTCAAAAAATTGTGGCACTGGGCCCGAATGTATTAGAAATTTTACTTGCTCTTGATGTACAACCAGTTGGTTTTGCAGATCATGTGCCATTACATCAAGGCAATTACGACAATCCTAGTCAGCAAATTCCTTATTTGGGAGAGAGGGTAACTGGTGAGTTAATTAATTTAGGTCTTGCTTATACTCCTTCTATTGAGGCGTTACTCAAAATCAAACCCGACTTAATTATCGGGAATGAATTGAATAGAAGTCAGTATGAAATGCTCTCAAAAATTGCTCCGACACTGCTATTTCCAAGATTTGATGCTCAACCTAATTTACTAGCAATTTCTAAAATATTGGGACGCTCTGAAAAAGCCAAAAAAATATTAGCTGACAGCGATCAGCGATTAGCTATTGCTCAGAAAGCATTATCTGATATTGTGGCAAATCATCCTCAAGTATTAATGCTAGTGTCTCTTGGTCAGTCAATTTCCGAACAATTGCGTTTTCCCCGCCGTGATAGTTTCTGTGATTCTCTGGTGACAAATTTGGGATTTAAATTGATGTCTCCTTCAAGTTTAGTTCCCGCAGATAAGAGTGTTCCACCACCACTTTCTATAGAAACATTACCCCAATTCAATAGTGCAGATTCAATCATCTTACTGGGAGCAAACTTTAGCCAGGTTCAACTCAGTGATGATAAATACTTTGAACCTCAGATGCAAAAACTCAAGCAGCAGTGGTCAGAAAATGCGATCGCTCAATCTCTGACAGCGAGTAAGGAGGGTCGAGTATATTTCATCCCGGCCTATCTCTGTCTAGGATTACCTGGGCCTATTGGTACAGAACTTTACCTTCAGGAACTGCAAAAACAACTACTCTCCCCACAAGGAAAATGA
- a CDS encoding sucrase ferredoxin, translating into MTTQKLLSDCQFCSVVSKNNGEDPIGTANTSDNWLVLEAALPWTEEHLHSDRILSQIHDLFHELENRHIPVIPIAIAPDREYSVPGYVRALHYKRPTKSFAEFEKQEFLIPESQIGQFTSGFLEYPNDLDQFQTYQQPKNHIREIMVCTHGNVDVACSRFGYPIYQNLRQNYAAKSAGQLRVWRCSHIGGHQFAPTLFDLPTGQFWGHIEPEILDVLVWRNSPVKQLRQFYRGWSGMTKFEQIVEREIWMQHGWEWLQYQKSGQVLAKDTTNDEWNADWAEVRIDFTSPDNSIQGSYLARVEACSQVMTVFNSGKEQPLETVKQYRVSQLTQQLINI; encoded by the coding sequence ATGACAACTCAAAAACTCTTATCCGATTGTCAATTTTGCTCTGTTGTTTCCAAAAATAACGGTGAAGACCCTATTGGTACAGCGAATACCAGCGATAATTGGTTAGTTTTAGAAGCCGCACTACCCTGGACAGAAGAACACTTGCACAGCGATCGCATTCTCAGCCAGATTCACGATTTATTTCATGAATTAGAAAATCGCCACATCCCAGTTATACCAATTGCGATCGCACCTGATCGGGAATATTCTGTACCAGGATATGTCCGCGCCTTACACTACAAACGCCCTACAAAAAGCTTTGCTGAGTTTGAAAAGCAGGAATTTCTGATTCCTGAAAGCCAAATCGGTCAGTTTACGTCGGGTTTCTTAGAATACCCCAATGACCTAGATCAATTTCAAACATACCAACAGCCTAAAAATCACATCCGTGAAATCATGGTTTGTACCCACGGAAATGTCGATGTTGCTTGTTCTCGGTTTGGCTATCCTATCTATCAAAATTTACGCCAGAACTATGCAGCAAAATCTGCTGGACAGTTAAGAGTTTGGCGATGTTCTCACATTGGCGGTCATCAATTCGCACCGACTTTGTTTGATCTACCCACAGGACAGTTTTGGGGACATATTGAACCAGAGATTTTAGATGTCTTAGTTTGGCGTAACAGTCCAGTCAAACAACTGCGTCAATTTTATCGGGGTTGGTCGGGAATGACAAAATTTGAGCAAATAGTTGAGCGCGAGATTTGGATGCAACATGGCTGGGAATGGCTTCAATACCAAAAATCCGGTCAAGTATTAGCAAAAGATACAACTAATGATGAATGGAATGCAGATTGGGCAGAAGTTCGTATTGATTTCACCTCTCCAGATAACAGCATCCAAGGTAGTTATTTAGCAAGAGTTGAAGCTTGCTCTCAGGTAATGACTGTTTTTAATTCTGGTAAAGAGCAACCTTTGGAAACTGTAAAACAGTATCGCGTCAGTCAATTGACTCAGCAACTCATTAATATATAG
- a CDS encoding MFS transporter — translation MRIFMILWCGQIVSAIGSAMTRFALTIWVWQLTGEVTTIALFSFFYQLPLIFVSLFAGVIVDRYNRKYLIILGDTSAILCTIIIGLLYGTNSLQIWHLYALIAISGCFGHIQNLAYSASIPLIVPKQHYTRASSMASLIEHASAIIAPALAGILYPLIGLLGITFIDIVTFTVAAVTAFLVSIPQPQQTETTNQASETLWQKLAFGFKYILSRPSLLAMAIAFSCFWFAHQIAETIFQPMILARTGGNTEILGVVMTAAGVGGVVGGSFLSIWGGFKRRTHGMLLGFIGTGLSKIALGIGQIPLILIGTSFCSAFNLPLLFSSNSAIWYAKVEPNIQGRVFAADHTIGMIIGTIASLTAGPLADRVFEPAMKPGELLAFIFSPVFGIGAGSGMALLYVITAIFIVLVGISGYAFPTLRNVEDILPDHDVAINKGD, via the coding sequence GTGCGTATTTTCATGATTCTCTGGTGCGGTCAGATCGTCTCTGCGATCGGTAGTGCCATGACTCGCTTTGCTCTGACTATTTGGGTTTGGCAATTAACTGGAGAGGTAACAACCATAGCCTTATTCAGTTTCTTTTACCAACTTCCACTTATCTTTGTTTCCCTATTTGCTGGCGTTATCGTAGACCGTTATAACCGCAAGTATCTAATAATTTTGGGTGATACCAGCGCCATTTTATGTACCATCATTATTGGACTACTCTATGGCACTAACTCTTTACAAATTTGGCATCTTTACGCTTTAATTGCCATTTCCGGTTGTTTTGGACATATCCAAAATCTTGCCTATTCTGCCTCTATTCCCCTCATCGTGCCGAAACAGCATTATACTCGCGCTAGTAGTATGGCTTCCTTGATTGAACACGCTTCAGCAATTATTGCCCCAGCCTTAGCGGGTATTCTCTATCCACTAATTGGTTTATTGGGGATTACTTTTATTGATATTGTTACCTTTACTGTTGCCGCAGTTACGGCTTTTCTCGTATCCATCCCCCAACCGCAACAGACAGAAACTACTAACCAAGCAAGTGAAACCTTATGGCAAAAGTTAGCTTTTGGGTTTAAATACATCCTCTCACGACCTAGTTTACTGGCTATGGCGATCGCCTTTTCCTGTTTTTGGTTTGCCCACCAAATAGCAGAGACTATATTTCAGCCGATGATTCTCGCCCGTACAGGTGGTAACACCGAGATTCTAGGTGTGGTGATGACGGCGGCTGGTGTGGGTGGCGTGGTTGGCGGTTCATTTTTAAGTATTTGGGGCGGATTTAAGCGGCGAACTCACGGAATGCTGCTTGGTTTTATTGGTACTGGTTTGAGTAAAATTGCCTTAGGCATAGGTCAAATACCCTTAATTTTGATTGGTACTAGCTTTTGTTCTGCTTTCAACCTACCCCTATTATTTAGTTCCAATAGTGCCATCTGGTATGCCAAAGTAGAGCCAAATATCCAAGGGCGGGTTTTTGCGGCTGACCATACAATTGGCATGATTATTGGTACAATTGCCAGTTTAACTGCTGGGCCACTAGCTGACAGAGTGTTTGAACCAGCCATGAAACCAGGAGAACTTTTAGCATTTATTTTTAGCCCTGTCTTTGGGATTGGTGCTGGTAGTGGTATGGCTCTTTTATATGTAATTACCGCTATTTTTATTGTATTAGTTGGTATAAGTGGCTATGCCTTCCCAACTCTGCGAAATGTGGAAGATATCTTACCTGACCATGATGTGGCGATTAATAAAGGTGATTAA